The Setaria italica strain Yugu1 chromosome VIII, Setaria_italica_v2.0, whole genome shotgun sequence genome includes the window CTGTTGGAGCAGCTTGATGTAAAGACCACACATGAAGGATATCAAGATGTATTTTTAGCGATGGTAGGTCATTTCAACTCTAGAAACACTGAGGAGTTTCATAGCATTTCAGCTAGGAGTAAAGACTACACCAGAAGCCTCCATGTTTATGGTTTACCCTGCTTGGAGTTCAATGTTGCTGTGTTGCTGTTGTGGTTTCTGTATTGTCGCAGGCATAATTGTTTTGATAGCCTTCGATTGGTTGTGCTTGCGCTGGTTAATAGTTAAACTTTTGAACTAGCTGTTGGGATCGCCGAAAAAGACGGTCACACTCGAGGTCGTTTCGTTCGGCGCGAACCACATAGCTTTGCAAAGCAATAAACTTCGGGCAAGGGTCCCTAACCTCGAGGGGCTATTTTGGCGTGAAAGTAGTACTATCCTCGGGTCGCCTTTGTAAATTCGGTCTCGAAGCTAAGCCAAGAGATAACCGCTGATCACCAGGATATAACAAAACTTACCCTCGAGCGCTCGAAGCTAACCCGAGTGCTGAGTTGTTTACTGTATTTTACTCAGGTTCGTTGGAGCAAGCAAGCCAGGACTCAAGGTGCGAGGCTAGTGTCTTTTCAGCATGAGGCTAGGATGACTTTGAGAATGAGGTTGAAGGTGCGAAGGCATTGGAAACGTGAAGGTGTGATTCACGGGTTGCCTGAGATCATGATTCACGGGATTGACTGAAGGCGTGAGAAGTGTGATTCGGAAGAGAAGATCAAGTCGCACAAGTTACCACCAAAAGACCTTTATATATAGCATATTCCAAAAGACCTCCAAAAGACctttatattatatttttaaaaacaattaaataatttcTTTATTTTCATGCCAGATCTTCATGGAAGTTACTTGCCCTAATTTATGGTAGCTAGGACCCATGTCTGTTCAGCGCATCTCCTCGCTTTTACTACTTTGCGAATATGTAATTTGAAGAACTGCATTTTCTGTTACCGAACAACAGCCATTGTGGTTGCCCATTATGTGTAGTGCTTTGCCGTTGTGGCTGCACATTATCTGAGCTTGTATGAGAGCATGTTGAGGCTAAACTTGTAGTTGCAGATCAAGAACCCTAAAACATGGTGGGTCAGAACTGACAAGCAAAGAAAGTTTGTTAACCAGGTGATACTACTTGATGCTACTGTCTATTTATTTTATTCCAGTTCGCTGTATTATTGTTGTATCTGTTAGAAATTACAGTTGTAAGCCTGTAACATTGTGCTACAAAGCGtgtgaaaaatatatatatatatatatatatatatatatatatatttatatatatatatattattgaaGTGAAAAAATTAAAGAATGTAGAGGACGAATATTAGATTAAACATTAATTTAAACGAACAGACATCATATCTGAAAACATTCATAACGATTTCACAGTTGTGCAAATAAAAACAGAGAGAATACAAACTTGCAAGATAGTATCATTATCGAGATGTCTCAATGGATAGTGCGTGTGCTATTGCACTGCCTCTTAGTTAATCCTTCTGCAGTTCTTCCTGATCTCCCCGTTGGAGCCCGTCAGTGGTGTGATGCCACCCATCTTGATCATGCCCGTCACAAAATCAGCGAAAAATGCGCTCTGGCTACTAACGTATGATTGGACTTGTGCATCGGTGGATCCACCGTTGAAGAGCTCCTGGTCAGAGTGCAGAAGCCCCTTCTTGCAAACAAGATTCTTGTAGTAGTTGTTCTCAAATGCGGTTGGGGTTTGAAGGTCCAGAGGAGCCAAATTGTTGTCACCTGAACCTGAGGTTCGAGGACATGCTGATTGCCTCGTTCTTGCAAAGGCGCCATCGATGTTGGTGTCATTGTAGACGTGGGCCCTGAAGTTGGTGCAGCGTGCTTGGCCAATGGTATGGGCTCCTGGAAAAGGATGCAAGGCAACACACAGAAGGAAATGTTTTTAGTGTGAAGCCTGATCCAAAATCACAAAATTAATTTATCAAATAAAGTTTTGAAGCATCTTCTTTTTGAAATGTACAGGCTGTTCATGGTTCTCTAAATTTGTAAGAAGGCTAAAGGTATTTGATTCTATACATGGAGCTAAACAAAAGGAACCACATGTGTAGTGTTCTACCTAACCTTGTATATAGGAATGTATAGGGAATGTGGACATACTTTATATTATGCTTGCTTTAGTATATTTCGTTGAATTAAGATACCTCGTGGAAGAATGATCTTTCAGCCATTGACAGTTCATTAAAGTCGTCGCTTTTTAGTTGGCTCCacttttaaaattttttaaaGTTTTGGCAATACTTTATCTTTGAGAATACGATGCCGGCAATCTGTTGTAAGTCACCATCGTTTACCCTTTCTATCACCGTTTCTGGCCAACTTATGGTCAACTCATCATCGGTCTAGTGAGTAATGAAATAAATCCCGTCATAGTTTGGTGTGCGATAGAATGCtttaattttgaattttgtttgGTGACATGCATGGAGTAGGGAATCACACACCGGAGAGCGCGACCATGTCCTTTTGGGATAGTCCCTGCGCAGCGAAGAGGGATGTCAGGTTGGCGAGgcccgacgtcggcggcgggaTGTTGTTGTTGGCGCCGCTGAAGCTGGCCGTGGTGGAGTCCCTCCTCCCAACCTTGACGTCCCAGTTGGGCCCGCCCAGCTGCACCCACGCATCAGTGGTTGCAGGTTCAGTTTCATTCCATTCTTTCAGAGTGAGTACGTCAAAGAAGGAACAGGGGATCTTACAATGACGACGCTGTCCCTTGCGGCGATGGCaaggatgtcggcgcaggagacgacgcCGGGGCAGACTTTTTCTACGGCGGATTTGATGGCGTCGATGACCTCGAATCCTCTGACGGAGCCGTTGTTTGGCGTCGCCATCTTCTCGCCCTGGAAGCTGGACGTGTCATCCAGCAGCAGCGACGCGTCGCAACcctacatgtatatatatgcatCGTCACATTAAACACAATAATATATAGTGTTCTCGATCGATCTTGTGTAGATCACCAGCAGTGATCATGGCAATGCTGTCCGGTTGATGGATTACGTACTtggacgaagcagtcgtggaagaagagTCGGAGGATGGAGGCCCCCATGCGCTGCTCCCTAGCGATGGCGGCCTGCACCACTGACTTGACGGCGTCGTACACGCCGGGGCACGAGTAGGAGTAGAAGCCGGTGGACAGctgcgccgacgacgacgaggtgcCGGCCATCACGACGAGCAGGAGTAGGAGGGCGATGACGCTGCTGCTGCACCTTGCAGCTGATGCTGCACGAGTAGCCATGATCATCGATTGATCGATCAATGGATGATCTTGATGTGCATGCAAGCTAAGTGCTGCTGCATGCAGTGTGTTTCTTCTTGCCTGGAGATATCTAGCTCATCTGGGGAACATGCATGGATATTTGTAGCCAAGAGAGCTAGACCTGCTCGTCTTGGTTGATCCATGCATGCATAAAAAACACACTAGCTAGCTACTATATAATTAGATTACATCATCTACCGGCCGGCTTCACCTACTCTGTTGGACTTTGAGTTGAAAAGCAATCCATCATCCGACAATCAAGGCTACAGTGCAGTGCTCGCCGAACAGGAATCACACGCGCGTTTCACACCAGGTGTGTAGGTGTGTATGTGTACCCACACTGTGTAGTGCAGTACTGTGATCGATCGAGAGTTGGGTAGTAGCTAGAGCCTAGGATGCAGATCAGTTTAGTTGAAACCTGCTTGATTGCCGGGTGCCAAGCATCTCTGCAGACTACTCTAGTTTAGGTCGTACAGCATGCATGTGGAGCTCAGCTCTCTGCTTTACTTTGGTGAATGGGAACGCTTGGTGTCAAAGCAAAAAAGAGCGACACGGTTTTGGCCTTGTAAAGGTACTCTATTGCCCGGCCGTGCCCGCAGTTTTTAAATCTTAGGGACGGTTCAGCGAAGCTACCCCTTCTGCTACCTCTGTTTGTGGAGTAGTTGCGTTGCGCTATGATGGATTGATGGGTactattgagttgcatgcactaATCAGTTTAACTCAAAAACTTAAGTTGATAGGAAAATATGGACAATTCATTTATACTCCAACAGTCATTTCTCCGCGGGAAGACCCGGAAGCATTTTCAGAGTCCACAGAGCTGGTACACATCGTCTTCTCATCATCGCCCATTGTGGAAACAAGCTAACAGAGGTGCCTAGGAAATAGTCAAACTTGTGTGCATGCCTCGTCAATGCAAGATGTTCATCAACAGTCTGCAGATAGCTGTGCGTGATGGGCACAAGGattctctctcttctctgcAGGGAACCAAGACCCGGAAGCATTCAGAGGCCATCAGCTAGCCATCCATCATGGTCGAACTTGTATGCATGCAATGCATGACTACTACCACTATAGCATGCAGTGCAGTAAACAATTTAAACTGTACACCTTCAAGATTACATATAGGCACCGCCCGTCCGGCCCCAACTGTGCTGTCTCAAGGTCAGAGCAGTCTATTGCTTCATTGGTAATTTATCTTGAAGGCAGTATATATCGACCGTGCTAATCAGGATATGATGATTAACTAACCTGAGTATATATATTTTCACTAAAATACTTCCAAAATTTATCGATGATATATACTATCACTTTGGAATATAAAAAATCCATTTCGTAAAAATGCTATGGTCGTTTTGGGGTCATGTGCAGTCAACCATTTCAAACTttccctcgcaaaaaaaaacCACTTCAAACTTTGATTACAAATCACTTTATATGTGTTTGAGTTTCTATATTTGAAAATGACACGAAAATATTTGTCTCAACAATTCTACATATACATTTATGAGTACattacattataaaaaatatccaGTCAAAGCTGTGTTTTGAGGACCATGACCCAAAGGAGTAGTTAGGTGGTCAAATTATGTCTTCAAGGCAGTGAAAATTCCAAAGCTATTTGTTCCTGAAGGTGGCAGTTCAGTTTCAGCTAAGTTGCCTTTTGGGATCAAAATGGCCGTTGCTTTGTCGTGCACATGGTACTAGAATTATTTAAGGAATAGGGAATTTTTTAAATGTGTGTTGGATAAGTACCAAACTAAATCAGACAAGTAAGGCAGCTGCACGCTAATTTCCTCAGATTTCATCTGGAAGGCTTAAACTAATAGACATGCTTCCCATTTAATTTTATTAGTGCGGAATTAAAAAAGCTGAAATGTCAGCGACGACCGATCTGCAGAGATTTGGTGTCTAAAGCGAAGTTAGGACAAGGAAAGACCAATATAGGCTGGACCATTCTACAAAAACGAAACAGTCCTTCCTACCAGTCAGTCCATAATACGAAATAGATCATTTTCTTCTTTAGTAACTCTAGCAAGGGCTATAGTCATAGTGATCCTCCTATGTATTCAATTACTTCAACCATTTCTGACCACTTCATGTATAATACTTCTAGGCCATATGATAGTTTGATTATCTGACCAGGAAAATGCTAGCTAGCTTGCTGATGAACATACCACTGTCGGCTGCTATATTGCATTGTATCAGATTGGAGCAAGTGACACCGAACCCATGGACATATTAGGAGAAGACCTTTTCTCACCTAAACTCGATGATCCCTCTTTGTCATGCAGCAGCAGATgaatcaacaacaacaaaaggtTGGAGAAAAAAGATCCCTTCACCTGCCTAAGCTAGCATACTCTGGCCAAACCAACAATATCCTAGCTAGTTGTATCTGGCCAAAGGAATTGAACCAACAGAAAGTGATCCATATAtatcataaaaatcaatatattGTAAGACGTCTAGCTTTTTCTTAGATAATGGAAGATATATTTCCAGCTTCAGATGTCATCTTCAGACAATGCACTAGACCATACTATTACAGACAGTAGCTACGGCTACAAGATTTAGGCACACATGTTCCTAGCACTTGTAGCCAAGATATCAGAAGATATAAGAAACCTAACTATATGTGTGTATTTATTTGTAGCCGTCGAATTGGAATAAGAAGATGCATGGTTACAATAGAAGAGCCGTTAGCTGATCTAGGTTCCATTTTGAGCATGATCTATCTGATATTTCATTCCTCAACATCTATATAAAAAGCCAAcaatatctttttttcttttttctctttgcaAATCAGCAAAAACTTCCTTATTACTGGcacattcattttttttctttctgtttttagCTTTGGACTCAAATTGGTTACTTAATTTGCTCTGACTTCACCAAAACTTCCTTAATTTACTCAAATCAGCAAAAACATTTTTGTAGCTTCTAAGCGTCTCTACAACAACAAAGactttttgaaaataaaaacagagagagatGGTATGTAAAGAAGATTGCAGAGACAGGCTTTTTTGTTATGCAACGAGGGGAGATCGAGTAGGTTCTGAATCTGGCCTGATAGTATTGTGATTGATTATGACTGGAGTAGACCTTTTATGTATATGTAGTGCTACACACAGTCAAACGAATTCAATGCTAGGTGCCGAATTTGGCGACTTTATTCCACCACAGTTGTTGGGTGTTTGGCAGACCAACAATATGATCGGagctaataataaaaaaaagtatGTATTTCCAGCAAGCTCTAAACAGTCACAGACTCGCATGCTATAATAAGCATTAAGATAATTGTTGGAAATGATCATGGTATTTTTTGTTAACTTGCCTTGTGAGTTATGAATGAGATAAATATTACCCATGTAGCACACATCTCTGTATTCTCTTGACAAGAAAAATTAACACAAAAATAGCTCGTGGAGTAAATATTAGCGAGTAATCATTCTTGCCAAGAGAATACAGAGATACATAATGTGTGGGGATGTTGCGACGACTGCACACATCTGAATAGCACCCATGTAGCTAACCTAACTAGTTCTAGTACGTAGCTGAATTATATTGCTTAATTATTCAGTTGCGACGACTTGGGCAAATTAAGTTGGATGGATCCTGTGTTGAGAGGGAGGACACAATGCATGATGAAGGAGAAATGTTTGCTTGGCGACTCAACCAATCAATTAAGCATGCATGTTAGGAACCTTCTATCTACTCATATATTTAGTTTGCATACTTCACTACAGTTATTCTCTTTTTGCTCATACAAAATATATTAGACACAAAAAAAAGATGATGCAGACAACAAGTGATACATTCATTATTTAAATGAACCAACATGTGAACACATCGGCACAACACAATGATTTCACAACTGTTGAAACAAAAGTTTACAAAGGCTACAAAGTTGTTGAACGTGACTGAAGAAAAAAGCCTCAAAGATCATGCACATTCCATCTTCATTAGTTAATCCTTCTGCAGTTCTTCCTTATCTCCCCGTTGGAGCCCGTCAAAGGTGTAATGTCACCCATCTTGATCATGCCTGTCACAAAATCTGCGAAAAATGCGCTTTGGCTACTAACATACGATTGGACCTGCGCGTCGGTGGCTCCACCGTTGAAGAGCTCCTGATCGGAGTGCAGAAGTCCCTTCTTGCTAACAAGGTTCTTGTAGTAGTTGTTCTCGAAGACGGTCGGGGTTTGAAGGTCCAGAGGTGCCAAGTTGTTGTCACCTGTACCTGAGGTGCTAGGGCAGCCTGATTGCCTAGTCCTTGCTAAGGCGCCATCGATGTTGGTTTCATTGTATACGTGGGCTCTGAAGTTGGTGCAACGTGCTAGGCCTATGGTGTGAGCACCTGCCAAAATCAAGAGGCCGATCAAGATTCCAAGTAGGTTATGATATTAATCTAGCTAGTATATCAAAAGAATGGAAGAAATGAATGATTGACCTATTTTTACTTATTCTGCAAAATAAATTGCTCGCTATACATAATCATATTACAAGTttataacattttttttttgaaacaggtGGTTGTTGTTGATTCTGTAAATATATAAGAGACAAAAGAGTATTCGATTCTAGTTATGAAGCGACATAAAAAAAGGAACAATTTGTGTGGTTGCAGTTAACTAGCTAGCTACGATGATGGACTTTATGCTTGCCTTCAGTATAGCATCGAATTGACATATCCGATGGTTGATTGATCATCTTTCAACTTTCTTTTATAACATGCAAAAAGCATAAGCTTGTACACAcaactttctttttcttccagATGAAACCCGTACCGGCCGACAGCATCTGTGGCATCGTCGTTGTCACCTTTTACAAACTTTATTATGTCATTCCGTCCATACCTAAACTAACTAGATCTCGTGCTAGACGTGTTATATGTTAGTAACCGACAGTTAATTAAGCTTCATCTGGTCAATTCACCAACAGGCCAGGTAAATGATCCTGTGTCACGGACTCACGGATTGATATACAATTATATGACGACGGTTAAAGTCAAAACTGAGCTATCGATTCCGTTGGCGATTTATCTAATCTCTAAAGCTATCTTTGTTGAAAAGCAAAGTGTGGAGTTTACTTTATTTTCTCATTCTACAGTTGATATCCAAAAAGATGCCATCCATAGTTGAAGTTGAACATGTCTAAGTAGGAATTTGTGCAAGAGTTTAGCCTGACGACGTACCAGAGAGCGCGACCATGTCCTTTTGGGAGAGTCCCTGCGCGGCGAAGAGGGATGTCAGGTTGGCGAGGCCCGACGTCGGCGGTGGGATGCTGTTGTTGGCTCCACTGAAGCTCGCCGTCATCGAGTCCCTCCTCCCAACCTTGACGTTCCAGTTCGGCCCGCCAAGCTGCATGTGCGATCAGTTGAGATGGAGTTGCGACATGCATGTTGTTACTGCCAATCAAGTTCATCATCAGCTAGCTTCACACTTACGATGACGACGCTGTCCCTCGCCGCGAtggcgaggatgtcggcgcaggagacgacgcCGGGGCAGACCTTCTCGACGGCGGACTTGATGGCATCGATGACCTCGAAGCCTCTCACGGAGCCGTTGTTTGGCGTCGCCATCTTCTCACCCTGGAAGCTGGGCGTGTCATCCAGCAGCAGCGACCCGTCGCAACCCTGACACGCAGTTGTAGGTCATCAAGTTGATCAGTACTAATTCATCATGCATATCAGTACTAATTCATCATGCATATCAGTAGAAGTACTtggacgaagcagtcgtggaagaagagGCGAACGATGGAGGCGCCCATGCGCTTCTCCTTGTCGATGGCGGACTGCACCACCGACTTGACGGCGCTGTACACGCCGGGGCAGGAGCTGGAGTAGAAGCCGGTGGACAGCTGCGC containing:
- the LOC101764963 gene encoding peroxidase 4 isoform X3, producing the protein MIMATRAASAARCSSSVIALLLLLVVMAGTSSSSAQLSTGFYSYSCPGVYDAVKSVVQAAIAREQRMGASILRLFFHDCFVQGCDASLLLDDTSSFQGEKMATPNNGSVRGFEVIDAIKSAVEKVCPGVVSCADILAIAARDSVVILGGPNWDVKVGRRDSTTASFSGANNNIPPPTSGLANLTSLFAAQGLSQKDMVALSGAHTIGQARCTNFRAHVYNDTNIDGAFARTRQSACPRTSGSGDNNLAPLDLQTPTAFENNYYKNLVCKKGLLHSDQELFNGGSTDAQVQSYVSSQSAFFADFVTGMIKMGGITPLTGSNGEIRKNCRRIN
- the LOC101764963 gene encoding peroxidase 4 isoform X1; translated protein: MPSRLSSSRQDTSTHSALPAYLASSSHTVRRSSTMAARCSGGGIALVLLLLALAGTSSAQLSTGFYSSSCPGVYSAVKSVVQSAIDKEKRMGASIVRLFFHDCFVQGCDGSLLLDDTPSFQGEKMATPNNGSVRGFEVIDAIKSAVEKVCPGVVSCADILAIAARDSVVILGGPNWNVKVGRRDSMTASFSGANNSIPPPTSGLANLTSLFAAQGLSQKDMVALSGAHTIGLARCTNFRAHVYNETNIDGALARTRQSGCPSTSGTGDNNLAPLDLQTPTVFENNYYKNLVSKKGLLHSDQELFNGGATDAQVQSYVSSQSAFFADFVTGMIKMGDITPLTGSNGEIRKNCRRIN
- the LOC101764963 gene encoding peroxidase 4 isoform X2; translation: MPSRLSSSRQDTSTHSALPAYLASSSHTVRRSSTMAARCSGGGIALVLLLLALAGTSSAQLSTGFYSSSCPGVYSAVKSVVQSAIDKEKRMGASIVRLFFHDCFVQGCDASLLLDDTSSFQGEKMATPNNGSVRGFEVIDAIKSAVEKVCPGVVSCADILAIAARDSVVILGGPNWDVKVGRRDSTTASFSGANNNIPPPTSGLANLTSLFAAQGLSQKDMVALSGAHTIGQARCTNFRAHVYNDTNIDGAFARTRQSACPRTSGSGDNNLAPLDLQTPTAFENNYYKNLVCKKGLLHSDQELFNGGSTDAQVQSYVSSQSAFFADFVTGMIKMGGITPLTGSNGEIRKNCRRIN